Proteins encoded within one genomic window of Spirulina major PCC 6313:
- the cdaA gene encoding diadenylate cyclase CdaA, whose amino-acid sequence MPPLGFAVSLPWLSIREFIDIALVLLLTYTVLLVIGERRTLWMVRGLLILMLSAVVSDRLGLRHLSFVLERLVLGSAVAMAVVFQSEFRQFLERLGRGEIFQLFKPSARPISRPDNVIDEMVDAIKELSQNRTGALIILETGLPLDERFFSVPGVALNAELSKELLQTIFQTSTLLHDGAVHVRGSRVMAAGIILPLSERVASRQLGTRHRAAMGITERVDNCVCIVVSEETGSISLAEHRQLNRPLTSSKLRELLKERLSPTVEREAVGRIGRQLGAQSWELVKRILKLGTTTDSK is encoded by the coding sequence ATGCCGCCGCTGGGTTTCGCTGTGAGTCTGCCCTGGCTCTCAATCCGCGAATTCATTGATATCGCCCTAGTTCTCCTGTTGACCTATACCGTTTTACTGGTCATTGGAGAGCGGCGTACCCTATGGATGGTGCGGGGTTTGCTAATTTTGATGTTGTCGGCGGTGGTGAGCGATCGCCTTGGTCTCCGGCATCTGAGTTTTGTCCTCGAACGCTTGGTGTTAGGCTCCGCCGTCGCCATGGCCGTCGTCTTCCAATCTGAATTTCGCCAATTCCTCGAACGCCTCGGCCGCGGCGAAATCTTCCAACTCTTCAAACCCTCCGCCCGCCCCATTTCCCGCCCCGACAACGTCATCGATGAAATGGTGGATGCGATCAAGGAACTTTCTCAAAATCGCACCGGAGCCTTGATTATCTTAGAAACCGGCCTACCCCTCGACGAACGCTTTTTCTCCGTTCCCGGTGTTGCGCTGAACGCCGAACTCTCCAAAGAACTCCTGCAAACTATTTTCCAAACCAGCACCCTTCTCCACGATGGCGCAGTGCATGTGCGCGGCTCCCGCGTCATGGCAGCGGGGATCATTTTGCCCCTCTCGGAACGGGTGGCCTCGCGGCAACTGGGGACGCGCCACCGGGCAGCGATGGGGATCACCGAACGGGTGGATAATTGTGTTTGTATTGTCGTCTCCGAAGAAACGGGATCGATTTCCCTCGCTGAACATCGCCAACTGAATCGCCCCCTCACCAGTAGCAAACTCCGCGAACTCCTGAAAGAGCGACTCTCGCCCACCGTCGAACGCGAAGCCGTAGGCCGGATTGGGCGGCAATTGGGGGCCCAAAGTTGGGAACTGGTGAAACGAATCCTCAAGCTCGGCACAACCACCGATTCCAAATAA
- the lysA gene encoding diaminopimelate decarboxylase, which produces MLATESTPTTGQQYLPAADTAPNQAILPLTAQVNAADHLTLGGCDVLDLVKTYGSPLYILDEQTLRTACQQYRDGFRRYYGGESQVIYASKAWSCLAVCAIVASEGLGFDVVSGGELQTTLQAGVTSDRIYFHGNNKSVEELRFGVEQGCTIIVDNWLELEHLAELATPAHPAQIFLRLTPGIECHTHEYIRTGHIDSKFGFDPTQLPEVFAWIGDRPQLRCTGLHAHIGSQIFERQPHQDLGGVLVDWMVQAIAAGLPIDTLNIGGGLGICYTEADDPPTIDEWVQAAAKAVQTACEARNLPLPRLICEPGRSLIATACATAYTVGSCKTVPGIRTYIAVDGGMSDNPRPITYQSLYRIVLANRMSAAATETVTVAGKHCESGDVVIHDAQLPPTEAGDVVVVPSTGAYNYSMASNYNRIGRPAAVVVNQGEAEVILERETYEDLIRCDRLPARLNP; this is translated from the coding sequence ATGTTAGCGACAGAATCTACCCCCACCACGGGCCAACAGTATTTACCCGCCGCAGATACCGCACCCAACCAAGCCATCTTGCCCCTCACGGCTCAGGTTAACGCAGCGGATCACCTTACCCTTGGCGGCTGTGATGTTTTAGACCTCGTTAAAACCTACGGATCGCCCCTCTATATTTTGGATGAGCAAACCCTGCGCACGGCCTGCCAACAGTATCGCGATGGGTTCCGGCGCTATTATGGCGGCGAGTCGCAGGTGATCTATGCGTCGAAGGCCTGGAGTTGTTTGGCGGTTTGTGCGATCGTTGCCAGCGAGGGCTTAGGGTTTGATGTGGTGTCGGGGGGCGAACTCCAGACGACGCTGCAAGCGGGGGTGACGAGCGATCGCATCTATTTCCACGGTAATAATAAATCCGTGGAGGAATTGCGCTTTGGAGTCGAGCAGGGCTGCACGATCATTGTGGATAATTGGTTGGAATTGGAGCACCTGGCAGAATTGGCGACCCCAGCCCATCCGGCGCAGATCTTCTTGCGCCTCACCCCCGGCATTGAATGCCACACCCACGAATATATCCGCACGGGCCACATTGATAGCAAGTTTGGCTTTGACCCGACCCAATTGCCGGAGGTGTTTGCCTGGATTGGCGATCGCCCCCAATTGCGCTGTACGGGTCTCCATGCCCACATCGGGTCACAAATCTTTGAACGGCAGCCCCATCAAGATCTGGGTGGCGTGTTGGTGGATTGGATGGTGCAAGCGATCGCCGCCGGTCTGCCCATCGATACCCTCAATATTGGCGGCGGTTTGGGGATTTGCTACACCGAAGCCGATGATCCCCCGACCATTGACGAATGGGTGCAAGCCGCCGCCAAGGCCGTCCAAACTGCCTGTGAAGCCCGCAACCTGCCCCTGCCGCGTTTAATTTGTGAACCGGGGCGATCGCTAATTGCCACCGCCTGCGCCACCGCCTACACCGTCGGCTCCTGCAAAACCGTCCCCGGCATCCGCACCTACATCGCCGTTGATGGCGGCATGTCCGACAATCCCCGCCCGATCACCTATCAATCCCTCTATCGCATCGTCCTCGCCAATCGGATGTCCGCCGCCGCCACGGAAACCGTCACCGTGGCCGGGAAACATTGCGAATCCGGCGATGTGGTGATCCACGATGCTCAACTGCCCCCCACGGAAGCCGGGGATGTGGTGGTTGTGCCCTCCACGGGAGCCTACAACTACAGCATGGCTTCCAATTACAACCGCATCGGCCGCCCGGCCGCCGTGGTGGTGAACCAGGGCGAGGCGGAGGTGATTCTAGAACGGGAAACCTACGAGGATCTGATCCGGTGCGATCGCTTACCCGCCCGCCTCAATCCCTAA
- the rimI gene encoding ribosomal protein S18-alanine N-acetyltransferase, producing the protein MTLSSLQIKPPTADQLEAVVELDRHCLGGMWSLDGYQRELESSNSELLVITSDREAVRSLPLLGLGCFWAILEEAHITLLMIHPDYHGQGLGQWLLGVLLAQAAARGLERATLEVREGNTGAIALYQKFGFQAIGRRPGYYGTTGEDALIFWLNGLHQPGFTLELDAWHHQHQHRLAQHGWQVDGPMPIRC; encoded by the coding sequence GTGACTTTATCAAGCCTCCAGATTAAACCTCCCACCGCTGACCAATTAGAGGCGGTGGTGGAACTCGATCGCCACTGTTTGGGGGGAATGTGGAGCCTCGACGGCTACCAACGGGAATTAGAGAGTTCCAATAGTGAACTTCTGGTGATTACGTCGGATCGGGAGGCGGTGCGATCGCTTCCCCTCCTCGGCTTGGGTTGCTTTTGGGCAATTCTCGAAGAAGCTCACATCACCTTACTAATGATCCATCCCGACTATCACGGTCAAGGTCTAGGGCAATGGCTGCTGGGGGTGCTCTTGGCCCAAGCAGCGGCGCGGGGTCTAGAGCGGGCGACGTTGGAAGTGCGCGAAGGGAATACGGGAGCGATCGCACTTTATCAAAAATTCGGCTTTCAAGCCATCGGGCGGCGACCCGGATACTATGGCACCACAGGTGAAGATGCGTTAATTTTTTGGCTCAATGGCTTGCATCAGCCAGGGTTTACTCTAGAATTAGATGCCTGGCACCATCAGCACCAGCATCGTTTAGCGCAGCACGGCTGGCAGGTTGATGGCCCCATGCCGATTCGTTGTTGA
- a CDS encoding ATP-dependent Clp protease ATP-binding subunit — protein MFERFTEKAIKVIMLAQEEARRLGHNFVGTEQILLGLIGEGTGVAAKVLKSMGVNLKDARIEVEKIIGRGSGFVAVEIPFTPRAKRVLELSLEEARQLGHNYIGTEHLLLGLIREGEGVAARVLENLGVDLSKVRTQVIRMLGETAEVSAGPGQSGRTKTPTLDEFGSNLTNLAKEGKLDPVVGRQKEIERVIQILGRRTKNNPVLIGEPGVGKTAIAEGLAQRISNQDIPDILEDKRVVTLDIGLLVAGTKYRGEFEERLKKIMDEIRSAGNVILVIDEVHTLIGAGAAEGAIDAANILKPALARGELQCIGATTLDEYRKHIERDAALERRFQPVMVGEPSVDETIEILFGLRERYEQHHKLKILDEALEAAAKLSDRYISDRYLPDKAIDLIDEAGSRVRLMNSQLPPAAKELDKELRQVLKQKDDAVRSQDFDQAGELRDREMEIKAQIRTIAAAKKEENSGGSEEGPSVDSEEIAHIVASWTGVPVNKLTESESEKLLHMEDTLHQRLIGQEEAVRAVSRAIRRARVGLKNPNRPIASFIFSGPTGVGKTELTKSLAAYFFGSEEAMIRLDMSEYMERHTVSKLIGSPPGYVGYNEGGQLTEAVRRRPYTVVLFDEIEKAHPDVFNMLLQILEDGRLTDAKGRTVDFKNTLLIMTSNIGSKVIEKGGGGLGFELEDDQNEAQYNRIRSLVNEELKQYFRPEFLNRLDEIIVFRQLSKPEVKEIADILLAEVFKRLTEKEISLGVTDKFKERLVEEGYNPSYGARPLRRAIMRLLEDVLAEEILSGRLKAGDSAQVDVDEENKVVITPQDSPRILLEKN, from the coding sequence ATGTTTGAACGCTTCACGGAAAAAGCTATTAAGGTGATCATGCTCGCCCAAGAAGAAGCGCGTCGCCTCGGACATAACTTCGTGGGGACAGAACAAATTCTTCTCGGGCTGATTGGCGAAGGCACAGGCGTTGCTGCCAAAGTGCTGAAATCCATGGGGGTCAACCTTAAGGATGCCAGAATCGAAGTTGAGAAGATCATTGGGCGTGGGTCGGGGTTTGTCGCCGTCGAAATTCCCTTCACACCACGAGCCAAGCGCGTTCTGGAGCTTTCTCTTGAGGAAGCACGGCAATTAGGTCACAACTACATTGGAACAGAGCACCTCCTTTTGGGGTTAATCCGCGAAGGAGAGGGTGTTGCCGCACGGGTTTTAGAGAACCTGGGGGTTGACCTCTCGAAAGTGCGGACACAAGTGATTCGGATGTTGGGTGAAACGGCGGAAGTGTCTGCTGGGCCAGGTCAAAGTGGCCGCACCAAAACCCCAACCCTTGACGAGTTTGGCTCAAACTTGACCAACCTCGCCAAGGAAGGAAAACTTGACCCTGTTGTTGGTCGTCAAAAAGAAATTGAACGGGTGATCCAAATCCTGGGTCGCCGCACGAAAAATAACCCGGTGTTAATCGGGGAACCGGGGGTGGGTAAAACGGCGATCGCCGAAGGCCTCGCCCAACGCATTTCCAACCAAGACATCCCCGACATTCTCGAAGATAAACGGGTGGTCACCCTCGATATTGGGTTACTCGTCGCCGGAACAAAGTACCGGGGTGAGTTTGAAGAACGGCTCAAGAAAATCATGGATGAAATCCGCTCAGCGGGGAATGTCATCCTGGTGATCGACGAAGTTCACACCCTGATCGGCGCGGGGGCAGCGGAAGGCGCGATCGATGCAGCAAACATCCTCAAACCTGCTTTGGCACGGGGTGAACTGCAATGTATCGGCGCGACCACCCTCGATGAATACCGCAAACATATCGAACGGGATGCCGCCCTTGAACGCCGCTTTCAGCCGGTGATGGTGGGTGAACCCAGCGTCGATGAAACCATCGAGATTCTCTTTGGCTTGCGCGAACGCTATGAGCAGCACCACAAGCTGAAAATCCTGGATGAAGCCCTCGAAGCGGCGGCGAAACTGTCCGATCGCTATATTTCCGATCGCTACTTGCCGGATAAAGCCATTGACCTGATCGACGAAGCGGGTTCACGGGTGCGCTTGATGAATTCGCAACTGCCCCCGGCGGCGAAGGAACTCGATAAGGAACTGCGCCAAGTCCTCAAACAAAAGGATGATGCGGTGCGATCGCAAGACTTCGACCAAGCCGGAGAATTGCGCGATCGGGAAATGGAAATCAAAGCCCAAATTCGCACCATCGCCGCCGCCAAAAAAGAGGAAAACTCTGGCGGTAGCGAAGAGGGCCCCTCTGTGGATTCAGAAGAAATCGCCCACATCGTTGCTTCCTGGACTGGCGTTCCGGTCAACAAACTGACGGAATCCGAATCCGAAAAACTGCTGCATATGGAGGACACCCTCCACCAGCGGCTCATCGGCCAAGAGGAAGCCGTGCGTGCCGTTTCCCGCGCCATCCGCCGCGCCCGTGTCGGACTGAAAAACCCAAACCGACCGATCGCCAGCTTCATCTTCTCTGGCCCCACCGGGGTCGGCAAAACCGAACTGACCAAATCCCTCGCGGCCTACTTCTTCGGTTCCGAAGAAGCGATGATTCGCTTGGATATGTCGGAATACATGGAGCGTCACACCGTTTCCAAACTGATCGGCTCCCCGCCGGGCTACGTGGGCTACAACGAAGGCGGCCAACTCACCGAAGCGGTGCGTCGTCGTCCCTACACCGTGGTGCTCTTCGATGAAATCGAAAAAGCGCACCCTGATGTTTTCAACATGCTGCTGCAAATCTTGGAAGATGGTCGCTTGACCGATGCCAAGGGTCGCACGGTGGACTTCAAAAACACCCTGCTGATCATGACCTCCAATATTGGGTCTAAGGTGATCGAGAAAGGGGGCGGTGGTCTAGGGTTTGAACTCGAAGACGACCAAAACGAAGCGCAATACAACCGGATTCGCTCCTTGGTGAATGAGGAACTGAAGCAATACTTCCGTCCTGAATTCCTCAACCGTTTGGATGAGATCATCGTCTTCCGTCAACTCAGCAAACCAGAGGTGAAGGAGATTGCCGATATCTTGCTTGCTGAGGTCTTCAAGCGTCTGACGGAGAAAGAAATCAGCCTCGGTGTGACCGACAAGTTCAAAGAGCGTCTTGTCGAAGAAGGGTACAACCCCAGCTATGGGGCACGACCTTTACGCCGGGCGATTATGCGCCTCTTAGAGGATGTGCTCGCTGAAGAAATTCTGTCGGGTCGTCTGAAAGCGGGTGATTCTGCCCAAGTTGATGTTGATGAAGAAAATAAGGTTGTGATTACGCCGCAAGATAGTCCCCGGATCTTGCTGGAGAAAAACTAA
- a CDS encoding DUF2157 domain-containing protein, whose amino-acid sequence MASNQFRYQLRQEATQWRDEGLISPELYRQLGDRYQFEHLDRATRNQFVMILLGLGSILIGLAAITLVAANWQAWSRPVKIMLLMGVFIGVNSGGFYLWRGAAQRWQSRLGQALLLLGSLLVGANLALFSQMFHQTGSVQTLFLVWGGAVLVMAYSLRLTMLGMLSMILAALGSFWFYPDPQTPRFWLLLLDYFPLVAIALYLPLAQWCRSRSLFTLATIFAAAMFQLILFRDLAQVAGTNSIGLVVIQIASVCLIPALLWAWRPMTVARVGALGPKLAIAYVSIYSYIASFHYWWDGRDWNTATPAALELTAGSIQILLFGAIAIALWWQLGQRRGGPWRLTLTDSSFAGLLLILGGVLWSHHQFGPFAIIAPVLLNGLLLLIAIACIREALSQGAREGFWWGLSLLVLQILSRMVEYDTGLIAKALVFFLCGMGVILAGLWFERYVRTLKTSPES is encoded by the coding sequence ATGGCTTCTAATCAATTTCGCTATCAATTGCGCCAAGAGGCGACGCAGTGGCGTGATGAGGGTCTGATTTCACCGGAACTGTATCGGCAGTTGGGCGATCGCTACCAATTCGAGCACCTCGATCGCGCCACGCGCAATCAGTTTGTGATGATTTTGCTCGGTTTGGGCAGCATTTTAATCGGCTTGGCGGCGATCACCTTGGTGGCGGCCAATTGGCAAGCCTGGTCTCGCCCGGTCAAAATTATGCTGCTGATGGGGGTGTTTATCGGGGTCAATAGTGGTGGGTTTTATTTGTGGCGGGGGGCGGCACAACGGTGGCAATCGCGGCTGGGTCAGGCGTTATTGTTACTGGGTAGCCTCTTGGTGGGGGCGAATTTGGCGCTGTTTTCCCAGATGTTTCACCAAACGGGCAGCGTCCAAACCCTGTTTTTGGTGTGGGGTGGGGCGGTTTTGGTGATGGCCTACAGTTTACGCCTGACGATGTTGGGAATGCTTTCGATGATTCTGGCGGCGCTGGGGTCGTTCTGGTTTTATCCTGATCCTCAAACGCCGCGTTTTTGGTTGCTGCTGTTGGACTATTTTCCCCTGGTGGCGATCGCGCTCTATCTCCCCTTGGCGCAATGGTGTCGGTCGCGATCGCTGTTTACCCTTGCGACCATCTTCGCTGCTGCGATGTTTCAACTGATTTTATTCCGGGATCTGGCGCAGGTTGCGGGGACGAATAGCATCGGTTTGGTGGTGATTCAAATCGCGTCAGTGTGCCTGATTCCGGCCCTGCTATGGGCGTGGCGACCGATGACCGTGGCGCGGGTGGGAGCCTTGGGGCCGAAACTGGCGATCGCCTATGTCAGTATTTACAGCTATATCGCCTCGTTTCATTATTGGTGGGACGGTCGCGATTGGAACACCGCCACCCCAGCCGCTCTAGAGTTAACAGCAGGCAGTATTCAGATCCTGCTGTTTGGAGCAATCGCGATCGCTCTCTGGTGGCAATTGGGACAACGACGGGGCGGCCCGTGGCGGCTGACCCTGACGGATAGTTCCTTCGCTGGACTCTTACTCATCCTGGGGGGGGTGCTGTGGAGTCACCATCAGTTTGGCCCGTTCGCGATCATTGCCCCGGTCTTGTTAAACGGTTTGTTGTTGTTGATTGCGATCGCCTGCATCCGAGAAGCCCTCAGCCAAGGCGCACGGGAAGGCTTTTGGTGGGGCTTAAGCCTCCTCGTGCTTCAGATTCTCTCGCGCATGGTGGAGTACGACACCGGATTAATTGCCAAAGCCCTAGTCTTTTTCCTCTGCGGCATGGGTGTCATCCTGGCTGGACTCTGGTTTGAACGCTACGTCCGCACCCTCAAAACCTCCCCCGAATCCTAA
- a CDS encoding CHASE2 domain-containing protein: MLLLRFAGGLELWELLAYDWLVRSRPPLPQDQRIIIVEFDEIDIQKLDWPFSDATMAKLLATITAGQPRLIGLDVYRDQPVREGYEELSTLFKSTPNLIAIEKIIPKIALSSTDSSQDGRIIPKPPDLPAEQIGFNDLPADSSDNSIRRLMLYAKNTKEETRFSFSFKLAMQYLDATENIQPTMAPDGETVQLGKGWLSPLNPNDGGYIREDMGGHQVMLNYAGASGDFPRIALHEVLADDFDPTIFRNRIVLIGSVAPSLQDFSTTPYRQPSTLMSGVEVHANATRFLIDVALGNRQPIRTLPELVEIILIILGAGVGTFWVSHWRTVEGLTRPAALRTILQFTGAIAVIVGASYGAFLLSWWMPMIPVLLALSGATTVKFGVTLLEYLLQSYRQIEDYARTLELKVETRTEELRHKNHELEQTLVKLKTAQQQIIAQERLASLGSLTAGVAHEIQNPLNFVNNFARISGELTEEMAEELASVELEDDTQTLIDDILSEFKECVDTIRHNGQRIERIVDSMLSHTREGGGQAELVDLNIILHDAIELVEHTMVAKQSQWPLQKEILLVPELPPLLLVAKDFSKALINILTNALEAMERKRQQGNNPDYVPHLKVSTSANEGRVWIRIWDNGEGIPPEHHQKIFDPFFTTKPTGEGTGLGLSLAHQTLVSVHQGNITVNSEVGKFTEFVIDVSPTGAESLLQVTQQNTASTGLNTP, from the coding sequence TTGCTTCTCCTTCGTTTCGCGGGAGGGCTGGAACTGTGGGAGCTGTTGGCCTATGACTGGCTGGTGCGATCGCGCCCCCCTCTGCCCCAAGATCAACGCATCATCATCGTTGAATTTGACGAAATCGATATTCAAAAGCTGGATTGGCCCTTTTCCGATGCCACCATGGCCAAGCTGTTAGCAACGATCACGGCCGGACAACCTCGGCTGATCGGGTTAGATGTCTATCGCGATCAGCCCGTCAGAGAAGGCTATGAAGAACTCAGCACCCTTTTTAAATCCACCCCTAACCTGATCGCCATTGAAAAAATCATTCCGAAAATAGCCCTCAGTAGCACAGACTCGTCCCAAGATGGCCGAATCATCCCCAAACCGCCGGATCTCCCCGCTGAACAAATCGGCTTTAACGATCTCCCCGCTGATAGCAGTGACAATTCTATCCGTCGTCTCATGCTCTACGCCAAAAATACGAAGGAAGAGACTAGGTTTTCCTTCAGTTTTAAGCTGGCGATGCAATATCTGGACGCAACGGAAAACATACAACCGACGATGGCCCCGGATGGGGAAACCGTCCAACTCGGTAAAGGCTGGTTATCGCCCCTGAATCCCAATGATGGCGGTTATATCCGAGAAGATATGGGCGGTCATCAGGTGATGCTGAACTATGCCGGGGCGAGTGGTGACTTTCCGCGAATTGCTCTCCATGAGGTGCTCGCGGATGATTTTGACCCGACTATTTTTCGCAATCGCATCGTCCTGATCGGCTCCGTTGCCCCCAGTCTCCAAGACTTTAGCACCACCCCCTATCGCCAACCCAGCACCCTGATGTCGGGGGTAGAAGTTCACGCCAACGCCACCCGCTTCCTAATCGATGTCGCTCTGGGGAATCGTCAACCCATCCGCACCCTTCCCGAACTTGTCGAAATCATCCTGATCATTCTCGGCGCAGGCGTGGGCACATTTTGGGTGAGTCACTGGCGCACCGTTGAAGGGTTAACCCGTCCGGCCGCACTGCGCACCATCTTGCAATTCACAGGTGCGATCGCTGTCATCGTGGGAGCAAGTTACGGGGCCTTTCTCCTCAGTTGGTGGATGCCGATGATCCCAGTTTTGCTCGCCCTCAGTGGAGCCACCACCGTCAAATTTGGGGTCACCCTACTGGAATATCTCCTCCAGTCCTATCGCCAAATTGAAGACTACGCCCGCACCCTTGAACTCAAAGTTGAAACAAGAACCGAAGAACTTCGCCACAAAAACCACGAACTCGAACAGACCCTCGTTAAACTGAAAACCGCTCAACAACAAATCATCGCCCAAGAACGCCTCGCCTCCCTCGGCTCCCTCACAGCAGGTGTCGCCCACGAAATTCAAAACCCCCTGAATTTCGTCAACAACTTCGCCCGCATTTCTGGAGAATTAACCGAAGAAATGGCCGAAGAGTTAGCAAGCGTGGAACTTGAAGACGACACCCAAACACTCATTGACGATATCCTCTCAGAATTCAAAGAATGTGTCGATACCATTCGCCACAATGGTCAACGGATTGAGCGCATTGTGGACAGTATGCTCAGTCATACTCGTGAAGGAGGCGGGCAAGCGGAATTAGTGGATCTCAATATCATCCTCCATGATGCTATTGAATTGGTTGAGCATACTATGGTGGCGAAACAATCTCAATGGCCCCTTCAAAAAGAGATTTTATTAGTTCCTGAATTGCCCCCATTGCTGTTGGTGGCCAAGGATTTTAGTAAGGCCCTGATCAATATTTTGACCAATGCCCTCGAAGCCATGGAGCGGAAACGTCAACAGGGGAATAATCCGGATTATGTACCCCATTTAAAGGTCAGCACATCCGCAAACGAGGGGCGGGTTTGGATTCGGATTTGGGATAATGGCGAAGGAATTCCCCCAGAGCATCATCAGAAAATTTTTGACCCTTTTTTCACCACTAAACCCACCGGTGAGGGAACTGGCTTAGGACTATCTCTCGCCCATCAAACCCTTGTTTCTGTCCATCAAGGTAATATTACCGTGAATTCTGAGGTGGGCAAGTTTACAGAATTTGTGATTGATGTTAGTCCCACCGGGGCTGAATCTCTCCTCCAAGTGACGCAACAAAATACTGCTTCCACCGGGTTGAATACTCCCTAG
- a CDS encoding DUF3611 family protein, which produces MNDKTNQIAPLSAKVQQVSADLKFAGRIGFWVQLVLGVISTVTVLFSSTSFLNRTEATNTQGTEFGVFCAVGGLIALTVSIYFSFRYMTIARLLQTKNPAQRPNRADTISIIRLGLIVNLVGMLLTIIGAEAIVGIVLAKSLANPPGAIANLDPTKLVNSIDLLVIQANTNTIAAHFAGIVSSLILLNRITR; this is translated from the coding sequence ATGAATGATAAGACGAATCAGATCGCTCCATTGTCTGCCAAAGTTCAGCAGGTTTCAGCCGATTTGAAGTTTGCCGGGCGGATTGGGTTTTGGGTGCAGTTGGTGTTGGGGGTGATTTCGACGGTGACGGTGTTGTTTTCGAGTACGAGTTTTTTGAATCGGACTGAGGCGACGAATACCCAGGGGACGGAGTTTGGGGTGTTTTGCGCGGTGGGGGGGCTGATTGCCCTGACGGTGAGTATTTATTTTTCGTTTCGCTACATGACGATCGCTCGCCTCCTGCAAACGAAAAACCCCGCCCAACGCCCGAACCGAGCCGATACGATTAGCATCATTCGCCTGGGGTTGATTGTGAATTTGGTGGGGATGTTGTTGACGATTATCGGGGCGGAGGCGATCGTGGGGATTGTTCTGGCGAAGTCCTTGGCGAATCCACCGGGGGCGATCGCAAATCTCGACCCCACCAAATTGGTGAACTCCATTGATCTCTTGGTGATCCAAGCCAACACCAACACGATCGCCGCCCACTTTGCCGGGATTGTCTCGTCGTTAATTCTGCTCAACCGCATTACCCGTTAA